The Elusimicrobiota bacterium genome segment ACAATACTCATGATGCGGAAGATATTACCCAGGAAGCATTTATCAAAGCGTATCACAACCTTGGAACCTATCGTGTGACTTACCAGTTTTCTACGTGGCTGTATAACATTGCAATCAACCTTGCGCGAAACAAGATAAAACAACGCAAGTTTATGTTTTTCTCAATTAATAGTATACAGATTACAGATACTGGAAGCTATACTCCGGACAGTTTAATAGATAATCAAAATATGCCGGATAAAGAGTACGAAAAAAAGGAACAACGCGCAATAATAGATAAAATGCTGTTGACTTTGCCTATGAACCAACGCGAAGTTGTGGTGTTAAGGTAC includes the following:
- a CDS encoding sigma-70 family RNA polymerase sigma factor; the protein is MVNVQDNTKTDLVLIQQTLAGDESAFANIIDKYKNGIMNTVYCMLNNTHDAEDITQEAFIKAYHNLGTYRVTYQFSTWLYNIAINLARNKIKQRKFMFFSINSIQITDTGSYTPDSLIDNQNMPDKEYEKKEQRAIIDKMLLTLPMNQREVVVLRYLENFSYEEIAGITGRPLGTVKILLHRARHRLYKNFRTQST